In a single window of the Phaeobacter sp. G2 genome:
- a CDS encoding glyceraldehyde-3-phosphate dehydrogenase produces MTNKIAIWLGLLLVLAVVADLLLFGGDNLLFLAKKLFELLDWVAFWR; encoded by the coding sequence ATGACAAATAAGATTGCCATATGGCTTGGCCTGTTACTGGTGCTGGCAGTGGTCGCTGACCTTTTGCTGTTTGGTGGGGACAATTTGCTGTTTCTGGCGAAAAAGCTGTTCGAGCTGCTCGACTGGGTCGCCTTCTGGCGCTGA
- a CDS encoding alpha/beta hydrolase, whose protein sequence is MNRLIGRVLACVLALGVISATAWTMMPVQVAGVLIGLNNLSAGLSAKTVQTDIGEIHYLEGGHGETILLVHGIYARKEHWVDVMRSLVDDYHVIAIDLPGFGDNAKLPDGQYTLDQQQENLLSVLQALELNHVHIAANSMGAYVAALLAAKRPDLMASFAFIGSPLGVATPIKSDMDIARAQGDTPLVVQNAADFVNRNAWLAPEMPYVPQPILHSWMQSEVATPDHNARVWDVVHNQSSVPTLLELAKALPMPALVVWCRPDRIFHVSGAPLLDQALPVSTLAQLDQCGHLPMLDQPDRVAEIYQAFLAVAKAPRKTAEPPKSPP, encoded by the coding sequence ATGAACCGTCTCATTGGTAGAGTTCTGGCCTGTGTCCTGGCTCTGGGCGTGATCAGCGCCACAGCCTGGACGATGATGCCAGTGCAGGTCGCGGGGGTTTTGATTGGTCTGAACAACCTGTCAGCGGGCCTGTCCGCCAAGACGGTTCAAACGGATATCGGTGAAATCCACTACCTCGAAGGCGGGCACGGTGAGACGATACTACTTGTACATGGTATCTACGCCCGCAAAGAGCATTGGGTCGATGTGATGCGGTCCCTTGTTGACGATTACCATGTGATCGCGATTGACCTTCCAGGGTTTGGCGACAATGCAAAACTGCCTGACGGGCAGTACACCCTTGACCAACAGCAAGAAAATTTGCTGTCCGTTTTACAGGCACTGGAGCTGAACCATGTGCATATTGCTGCAAACTCAATGGGCGCCTATGTGGCGGCATTGCTGGCTGCAAAGCGCCCTGATTTGATGGCGAGTTTTGCCTTTATCGGCAGCCCCCTTGGGGTGGCGACCCCGATCAAGAGCGATATGGATATCGCTCGCGCCCAAGGGGACACCCCCCTGGTGGTGCAAAACGCGGCTGACTTTGTAAATCGCAACGCCTGGCTGGCGCCCGAGATGCCCTATGTGCCACAGCCGATCCTGCACAGTTGGATGCAAAGCGAAGTCGCCACCCCAGACCACAATGCCCGGGTTTGGGATGTTGTTCACAATCAATCCTCTGTGCCGACGCTGCTGGAACTGGCCAAAGCCCTGCCCATGCCAGCGCTGGTGGTCTGGTGTCGCCCGGATCGTATCTTTCACGTCAGTGGCGCGCCTCTTCTTGACCAGGCCTTGCCTGTTTCAACCCTGGCGCAGCTTGATCAATGTGGTCACCTTCCGATGCTGGATCAGCCCGACAGGGTCGCCGAAATTTATCAGGCATTTCTTGCGGTCGCCAAGGCGCCGCGCAAAACCGCTGAACCCCCAAAGTCACCGCCGTGA
- a CDS encoding glyoxalase — MHLDHITIRTRDLPGTRSFLLEVFDALEERERPQAIRRIPGHWLYAHDKPIVHLIGARGYGVDSAAEAYDHVGIQLDDYSAFRARLEALNIPYSKMDLAELGERRLFLRTPSGPLIEAVFHEPNAISSPSTSMVAQPSTEQIRPG, encoded by the coding sequence ATGCACCTTGACCACATCACCATCCGCACCCGCGATCTGCCCGGTACCAGGTCTTTCTTGCTTGAGGTTTTTGACGCGCTTGAAGAACGCGAACGTCCACAGGCGATCCGGCGCATTCCAGGACATTGGCTCTATGCGCACGACAAGCCCATCGTTCACCTGATTGGTGCGCGGGGCTATGGCGTTGATAGCGCGGCAGAGGCCTATGACCATGTGGGCATCCAGCTCGACGATTACAGCGCATTCCGTGCCAGGCTGGAAGCACTGAATATCCCCTACTCAAAGATGGATCTCGCCGAGCTGGGCGAGCGGCGACTGTTCTTGCGAACCCCATCCGGCCCGCTGATCGAGGCCGTCTTTCATGAGCCCAACGCTATCTCTTCGCCATCGACATCGATGGTGGCGCAGCCATCAACTGAACAAATCCGTCCCGGATAG
- a CDS encoding UDP-N-acetylglucosamine-peptide N-acetylglucosaminyltransferase: MGQKLDKNTFSLDLGKNAGSKTALVESQRFLGRKGAPASGRSGRKHSKNSVVDQKAAGQLESHLLYKDILLARVNNEYTKVGQLSQQGVEQFPTEARFYLYLAKSFSQSGNYLEALKHLTQGLALEPQNSEILVTIGNTLEGWGKPHDAKGFYQAALAVDPANVPAISNLFNLSLAESDWSFFPNLPDMLKVLEQANTLGNPFNILSLTDAPGLHKSHLIHRDRSLQKNVLKNDKFKPQVPPGEKIRIGYFSSDFHNHATMFLLGKFFENHDLDRFEVFLYDLQELVDTDFGRQIRSNAQSYVSLAGMTDTQAAERARADGLDIAVDMKVYTKGCRPLIFSQRVAPTQVSYLGYPGTSGISNMDYFVGDPVTVPAKNRRFFNEKIIYMPKCYQANDNLRPHPDVIPSKAELGLPEDKFIFCSLNNPNKVTPVEYDIWMRLLHAVPDSVLWILAPSEHQKKNLTDEAAARGIGPERLVFAGRVSIKAHLARLPQADLFLDTFNCCAHTTASETLWSGVPLITKPGEQFASRVAASLLTAIGCEDLITQSAEDYFDLALKLAQDPDALGQIKQRLKDNLWTTPLYDSESYLQDFQDLMEKAVTRQRSGQAPKHLFLGEEPTSPKKKAR, translated from the coding sequence ATGGGGCAAAAGTTGGACAAGAACACTTTCTCTTTAGATCTTGGTAAAAATGCGGGTAGCAAAACGGCTTTGGTTGAGTCTCAGAGATTTCTAGGCCGCAAGGGCGCGCCGGCATCAGGTCGTTCAGGGCGTAAGCACAGCAAAAATTCCGTGGTCGATCAGAAGGCTGCTGGGCAACTGGAATCGCATCTGTTGTACAAGGATATTTTGCTGGCAAGGGTGAACAACGAATACACCAAAGTTGGTCAACTTTCGCAGCAAGGCGTGGAACAATTCCCGACAGAGGCCCGCTTTTACCTGTACCTGGCAAAATCTTTCTCACAAAGCGGGAACTATCTTGAGGCTTTGAAGCATCTCACCCAGGGTTTGGCTCTTGAGCCGCAGAATTCAGAGATACTTGTCACTATTGGGAATACACTGGAGGGCTGGGGAAAGCCCCATGATGCCAAAGGGTTCTATCAGGCGGCTCTGGCTGTCGACCCTGCCAATGTTCCGGCGATCTCCAATTTGTTCAACTTAAGTTTGGCGGAAAGTGACTGGAGTTTTTTTCCAAACCTCCCGGACATGCTGAAAGTCCTGGAGCAGGCGAATACTTTGGGCAATCCCTTTAACATCTTGTCGCTGACTGATGCGCCGGGATTGCACAAAAGCCATCTGATTCACCGCGACCGCTCACTGCAAAAGAATGTACTGAAAAACGATAAGTTCAAACCGCAAGTGCCACCTGGTGAGAAAATTCGGATTGGATATTTTTCTTCGGATTTCCATAACCACGCCACGATGTTCCTGCTGGGGAAATTCTTTGAAAACCATGACCTGGATCGCTTTGAAGTCTTTCTCTATGACTTGCAGGAGTTGGTTGATACCGATTTTGGTCGCCAAATTAGATCTAACGCACAATCCTATGTCTCTTTGGCGGGCATGACTGATACGCAAGCCGCAGAACGGGCCCGCGCTGATGGATTGGATATTGCCGTTGATATGAAAGTCTATACCAAAGGCTGCCGCCCACTGATCTTTTCCCAGCGGGTCGCTCCTACTCAGGTTTCATATCTCGGCTATCCAGGCACCAGCGGCATATCCAACATGGACTATTTCGTTGGGGATCCAGTGACGGTCCCGGCTAAGAATCGTCGATTTTTCAACGAAAAAATCATATATATGCCAAAATGTTACCAGGCGAACGACAATCTGCGCCCGCACCCGGATGTGATTCCATCCAAAGCAGAGCTTGGGTTGCCAGAGGACAAATTCATCTTTTGCAGCCTGAACAACCCCAATAAGGTCACACCGGTTGAGTATGATATCTGGATGCGGCTTTTGCATGCGGTGCCCGATAGTGTGCTGTGGATACTGGCGCCCAGCGAGCACCAGAAAAAGAACCTCACCGATGAAGCAGCAGCCAGGGGCATTGGACCAGAGCGTTTGGTTTTTGCAGGTCGGGTAAGCATCAAGGCGCATCTTGCACGATTGCCTCAGGCGGATCTGTTTTTGGATACGTTCAATTGCTGTGCTCATACCACGGCCAGCGAGACCCTGTGGTCTGGGGTGCCCTTGATCACAAAACCAGGGGAGCAGTTTGCCTCGCGTGTCGCGGCCAGCCTGCTTACCGCGATCGGCTGCGAGGATTTGATCACTCAAAGCGCTGAAGACTATTTTGATCTGGCGCTCAAACTGGCCCAAGATCCAGATGCTCTGGGGCAAATCAAACAGCGTCTGAAGGATAATCTCTGGACCACGCCGCTTTATGATTCAGAATCCTATCTTCAGGATTTCCAGGATCTGATGGAAAAAGCCGTTACACGACAGCGATCAGGACAGGCGCCGAAACATCTGTTCTTGGGGGAAGAGCCTACTTCGCCAAAGAAAAAAGCCCGATAG
- a CDS encoding L,D-transpeptidase: MSSKPIHRRAALLGLGASLATPALLRAQSSDAFPQNEDPISDQHTVQRNISSFQQQNWQDHFDELGIGCLLADVTSRAVHYWGGDGETYRLYPSSVPMSEELTKRGYTKVIRKAENPSWTPTANMRERDPTLPLRMEGGPGNPLGTRAMYLSWPAYLVHGTHDTRKIGRQSSSGCIGLYNQHVEQLYPLVKVGTQVRIL; the protein is encoded by the coding sequence ATGTCTTCAAAACCTATCCATCGCCGCGCTGCCCTTCTGGGGCTTGGTGCATCTCTGGCCACTCCGGCATTGCTGCGGGCGCAGTCCAGCGACGCATTTCCGCAAAATGAAGATCCGATTTCAGATCAGCACACGGTTCAGCGCAATATTTCCTCGTTCCAGCAACAAAACTGGCAGGATCATTTTGACGAACTTGGAATTGGGTGCCTGCTGGCGGATGTCACATCGCGGGCAGTACACTACTGGGGCGGTGATGGCGAAACCTATCGGCTTTATCCTTCCTCGGTGCCTATGTCAGAAGAGCTGACCAAACGCGGCTATACCAAGGTGATCCGCAAGGCCGAAAACCCCAGCTGGACGCCGACCGCAAATATGCGGGAACGTGACCCGACGCTGCCACTGCGCATGGAAGGTGGCCCCGGCAACCCGCTTGGCACCCGCGCCATGTACCTGAGCTGGCCGGCCTATCTGGTGCACGGCACCCATGACACCCGCAAAATCGGACGGCAGAGCTCCTCCGGCTGTATTGGTCTGTACAATCAGCATGTTGAGCAGCTCTACCCGCTGGTTAAGGTGGGCACTCAGGTGCGTATTCTGTAA
- the coaD gene encoding pantetheine-phosphate adenylyltransferase, with protein sequence MRIGLYPGTFDPITLGHIDIIRRASALVDKLVIGVAINRDKGPLFSLEERVIMIEAECAKLSEQTGTEIVVHPFENLLIDCAHDVGAQIIVRGLRAVADFEYEYQMVGMNRVLDSSVETVFLMAEARHQAIASKLVKEIARLDGDVSKFVTPLVFDELRKRLGKI encoded by the coding sequence ATGCGCATCGGCTTGTATCCAGGGACGTTTGATCCCATCACATTGGGTCATATCGACATTATCCGCCGGGCCAGTGCGCTGGTGGACAAGCTGGTTATCGGGGTTGCGATCAACCGCGACAAGGGGCCTTTGTTCTCGCTGGAAGAGCGCGTGATCATGATTGAGGCAGAATGCGCAAAGCTGAGCGAGCAGACCGGTACTGAAATTGTGGTGCATCCCTTTGAAAACCTGTTGATTGATTGTGCCCACGATGTTGGCGCCCAGATCATTGTTCGGGGGCTTCGGGCTGTTGCTGACTTTGAGTATGAATATCAAATGGTTGGCATGAACCGCGTATTGGATAGCTCGGTTGAAACAGTGTTCTTGATGGCTGAGGCCCGGCATCAGGCGATCGCCTCCAAGCTGGTCAAGGAAATTGCCCGCCTGGATGGGGATGTTTCCAAGTTTGTCACGCCATTGGTCTTTGATGAGCTGCGAAAACGGCTTGGCAAGATCTAG
- a CDS encoding CBS domain-containing protein has protein sequence MLVQLILKSKAGAAVVTVAPNASVADAAALLSDKGIGTVVVSSDGKTAEGILSERDIVRELGKSGSGCLGKPVSAYMTTKLVTCSRQSNVEDILQQMTTGRFRHMPVVEDGEMVGLVSLGDVVKAQLAEIAMEKNALEGMIMGH, from the coding sequence ATGCTGGTTCAATTGATTCTGAAGTCCAAGGCGGGCGCCGCAGTTGTGACAGTGGCCCCCAATGCGTCCGTTGCCGATGCAGCAGCTCTGCTTTCGGACAAGGGGATCGGCACGGTGGTGGTCTCTTCTGATGGCAAAACAGCTGAAGGCATCTTGTCAGAGCGAGATATTGTCCGCGAGCTTGGCAAAAGCGGCTCAGGCTGCCTGGGCAAACCTGTCAGCGCCTATATGACCACAAAGCTGGTAACCTGCTCGCGCCAGTCCAACGTCGAAGATATCCTGCAGCAGATGACAACGGGCCGTTTCCGCCATATGCCAGTGGTTGAAGACGGGGAAATGGTGGGCCTGGTCTCTTTGGGGGATGTTGTTAAGGCGCAGCTGGCCGAAATCGCCATGGAGAAAAATGCCCTGGAAGGCATGATCATGGGGCACTGA
- a CDS encoding LysR family transcriptional regulator, translated as MLIENLRLFLLIVEKGGLAAAGREIGLSPATVTDRLAALETYYGAGLLTRTTRSISLTDEGRELIIGARRILAEAEETEARIKLGVEKISGRIHLSAPSDLGRNLIVPLLDRFMEQNPEITIDLTLSDGYVDLVGQGIDLALRFGELADSSMKSRKLGVNRRLVCAAPEYLKLNGTPRHPDDLAHHNCLIMRFGAITDQDWTFTVNGEKRACRVYGNRIANDGSLIREWCLSGYGVALKSEWDVRDDLKAGRLVELLETFAAEASALQMVYPAGAVQPRRVRALMEYLSKALH; from the coding sequence ATGCTTATCGAAAATCTCAGGCTTTTCCTCCTGATCGTTGAAAAAGGCGGGCTCGCCGCAGCTGGGCGCGAGATCGGGCTTTCCCCGGCGACGGTCACAGACAGGCTTGCAGCGCTTGAAACCTATTACGGTGCAGGTTTGCTGACGCGAACGACCCGCTCGATCAGCCTGACAGATGAAGGCCGAGAGCTCATAATCGGAGCGCGACGCATATTGGCGGAAGCCGAAGAGACCGAGGCGCGGATAAAGCTGGGTGTCGAGAAAATTTCAGGACGGATCCATCTGAGCGCGCCGAGCGATCTGGGCCGCAATCTGATTGTCCCGTTGCTTGATCGCTTTATGGAGCAGAACCCCGAAATCACAATCGACCTTACACTCAGCGATGGCTATGTCGATCTGGTCGGGCAGGGCATCGATCTGGCCTTACGATTTGGCGAGCTTGCCGACAGCAGCATGAAATCGCGTAAGCTGGGCGTGAACCGTCGCCTTGTCTGTGCGGCTCCGGAATATCTGAAGCTGAACGGGACGCCCCGCCATCCGGATGATCTGGCACATCACAACTGCCTCATCATGCGGTTCGGTGCCATTACGGATCAGGATTGGACCTTTACGGTCAATGGCGAAAAGCGCGCCTGCCGTGTCTATGGTAATCGGATTGCCAATGACGGCAGTCTCATTCGGGAATGGTGCCTCAGTGGCTACGGAGTGGCCCTGAAGTCAGAATGGGATGTCCGAGATGATCTGAAGGCGGGCCGCCTTGTCGAGTTGCTTGAAACCTTTGCTGCAGAGGCAAGTGCACTGCAAATGGTTTACCCCGCTGGCGCGGTGCAGCCGCGGCGGGTACGGGCCTTGATGGAGTATCTGTCAAAGGCGCTACATTAA
- a CDS encoding MFS transporter gives MSPKSKMPRQVWVLTLAAFAIGTAEFVIAGILTQVAESLDISEGQAGHLITAYALAIVIGGPILTLWLARYRKRVVLIGLMALFVVSNLITAFSADYTTLMISRVMAGLTQGPFYGIGAVVATRLVAKNMEGQAVGQMFAGLTLANVLGVPGGAWIGNIFGWNATFIVVAALGAIATAAIAIAIPPQGAEEPKSVRSQIGAFRNPQLLASLLITTLGWVGFMTFYGYIAPIAEQVAGFERSSLTWILVIVGLGLVLGNTLGGKTADKNLSASLIGWPLAMSVALIVVGLVASQPYLFVAASFVFGVVSFANVPPMQMRVMKHGGDAPELAATANISAFNIANALGGIIGGVVVDSTWGPGYIPFAAIIVPAIGLLFIIWQEWKSPSVSVAA, from the coding sequence ATGTCACCAAAATCAAAAATGCCGCGACAGGTCTGGGTATTGACCCTCGCAGCTTTCGCCATCGGCACCGCAGAGTTTGTGATTGCCGGTATTCTTACGCAGGTTGCCGAAAGCCTGGATATTTCGGAGGGGCAAGCGGGACATTTGATCACCGCCTATGCCTTGGCCATCGTCATTGGTGGCCCTATCCTGACCCTATGGCTGGCGCGCTACCGCAAGCGGGTTGTGCTGATCGGGTTGATGGCATTGTTCGTGGTCTCCAACCTGATCACCGCATTTTCGGCTGATTACACCACCCTGATGATCAGCCGCGTCATGGCTGGCCTGACACAGGGACCATTCTACGGCATCGGAGCGGTGGTTGCGACGCGACTGGTCGCCAAGAACATGGAGGGCCAGGCGGTTGGTCAGATGTTTGCGGGCCTGACGCTGGCAAATGTGCTTGGCGTTCCCGGCGGGGCATGGATCGGCAATATTTTCGGCTGGAACGCCACCTTTATTGTTGTCGCCGCCCTAGGGGCAATCGCCACTGCCGCAATTGCGATTGCCATCCCGCCGCAGGGTGCTGAAGAACCCAAATCTGTCCGCTCACAGATTGGCGCGTTCCGCAATCCGCAACTGCTGGCCAGCTTGCTCATCACAACACTGGGTTGGGTCGGTTTCATGACGTTTTACGGATATATCGCCCCGATCGCCGAGCAGGTTGCAGGGTTTGAGCGATCCTCCCTGACATGGATCCTGGTCATCGTCGGCCTGGGCCTGGTTTTGGGCAACACCCTTGGCGGCAAAACCGCTGACAAGAACCTGAGCGCATCGCTGATCGGATGGCCCCTGGCAATGAGTGTCGCCCTGATCGTCGTCGGTTTGGTGGCGTCGCAACCCTATCTGTTCGTTGCCGCCTCCTTTGTCTTTGGCGTGGTGTCCTTTGCCAACGTGCCGCCCATGCAGATGCGGGTCATGAAACACGGCGGCGATGCCCCAGAGCTGGCCGCGACGGCGAACATATCGGCCTTTAATATCGCCAACGCCCTGGGCGGGATTATCGGCGGCGTCGTTGTCGATAGCACATGGGGGCCGGGATACATTCCCTTCGCCGCCATCATCGTCCCCGCAATCGGCCTGCTCTTCATCATCTGGCAGGAATGGAAATCCCCTTCCGTTTCGGTCGCAGCTTAA
- a CDS encoding CoA-acylating methylmalonate-semialdehyde dehydrogenase codes for MQELTHYINGEHVKGTSGRFSDVFNPATGEVQAKCPLASKEEMAQAVAVAAAAQPAWEKVNPQRRARVMMKFVDLLNRDMDKLAETLSREHGKTFPDAKGDIQRGLEVVEYCIGAPQLLKGEFTDSAGPGIDMYSMRQALGVTAGITPFNFPAMIPMWMFAPAIACGNAFILKPSERDPSVPLMLAELLEEAGLPKGIIQVVNGDKEAVDAILYDDTIQSVGFVGSTPIAEYIYGTGCAQGKRVQCFGGAKNHMIIMPDADLDQAADALIGAGYGAAGERCMAISVAVPVGKETADKLIEKLIPRVETLKVGPYTAGDDVDYGPVVTAAAKANIERLVQTGVDQGADLVVDGRDFSLQGYEDGFFVGPSLFDNVTTDMDIYKQEIFGPVLSTVRAETYEEALSYAMDHEYGNGTAIYTRDGDTARDFANRINIGMIGINVPIPVPLAYHTFGGWKKSAFGDLNQHGPDAFKFYTRTKTITSRWPSGIREGGEFNFKAMD; via the coding sequence ATGCAAGAGCTCACCCACTACATCAACGGTGAACACGTCAAAGGCACGTCGGGCCGTTTTTCTGACGTCTTCAACCCCGCCACCGGCGAAGTGCAGGCCAAATGCCCACTGGCCAGCAAAGAAGAGATGGCGCAGGCCGTCGCGGTTGCCGCTGCTGCTCAGCCTGCTTGGGAAAAAGTGAACCCCCAGCGCCGCGCCCGCGTAATGATGAAATTTGTCGACCTGCTGAACCGCGATATGGACAAGCTGGCCGAAACCCTGTCGCGCGAGCACGGTAAAACCTTCCCCGACGCCAAAGGCGACATCCAGCGTGGTCTGGAAGTTGTAGAATACTGCATCGGCGCGCCACAGCTGCTGAAAGGTGAATTCACCGACAGCGCCGGCCCCGGCATCGACATGTATTCCATGCGTCAGGCCCTGGGCGTGACCGCGGGTATCACCCCGTTCAACTTCCCAGCGATGATCCCCATGTGGATGTTTGCCCCGGCCATCGCCTGCGGCAATGCCTTCATCCTGAAACCATCCGAGCGTGACCCATCGGTGCCTTTGATGCTGGCGGAACTGCTGGAAGAAGCAGGCCTGCCAAAAGGCATCATTCAGGTTGTGAACGGCGACAAAGAAGCCGTGGATGCGATTCTTTATGATGACACCATCCAGTCGGTTGGCTTTGTCGGCTCGACCCCAATCGCCGAATACATCTACGGCACCGGCTGTGCCCAGGGTAAGCGCGTTCAGTGCTTTGGCGGCGCCAAGAACCACATGATCATCATGCCCGATGCCGATCTTGATCAGGCGGCTGACGCCCTGATCGGTGCCGGTTACGGTGCTGCTGGCGAACGCTGCATGGCAATCTCGGTTGCGGTTCCTGTTGGCAAAGAGACCGCTGACAAGCTGATCGAAAAGCTTATCCCCCGTGTCGAGACCCTCAAGGTTGGCCCCTATACCGCCGGCGACGATGTCGATTACGGCCCGGTTGTGACCGCAGCTGCCAAAGCCAATATCGAGCGTCTGGTTCAAACTGGTGTTGATCAGGGCGCCGATCTGGTTGTCGATGGCCGTGACTTTAGCCTGCAGGGCTATGAGGATGGCTTCTTTGTTGGCCCCAGCCTGTTTGACAATGTCACCACCGATATGGACATCTACAAGCAGGAAATCTTTGGCCCGGTTCTGTCCACCGTGCGCGCCGAAACCTATGAAGAAGCGCTGTCCTACGCGATGGATCACGAATACGGCAACGGCACCGCGATCTACACCCGCGATGGCGACACCGCCCGTGACTTTGCCAACCGGATCAACATCGGCATGATCGGTATCAACGTGCCAATTCCTGTGCCACTGGCCTACCACACCTTTGGTGGCTGGAAAAAATCCGCCTTTGGCGATTTGAACCAGCACGGTCCGGATGCGTTCAAATTCTACACGCGCACCAAAACCATCACCTCGCGCTGGCCCTCGGGCATCCGTGAAGGCGGTGAGTTCAACTTTAAAGCAATGGACTAA
- a CDS encoding AraC family transcriptional regulator, translating to MPMPVHSFHNHRFSFEEGELAGHKNLMTCIIIGNQHPVVVSDGCDLVTAQIICIKADVSHRVAVPKGGADIIYLDGVRLGTDRAPFMPLTSEWRGLARAFDLQDYAALNTFRSRLEQDRLPPDQSVMEIVNELYLAPFTRLSQTDLASALGLERTQALRHFKATTGQTFRRFKIWAALVAATRSAHAGERIGHAGIEAGFADAAHLARTAGIVFGVTPSVGLSGLKTIETM from the coding sequence ATGCCGATGCCAGTTCACAGTTTCCACAATCACCGCTTCTCCTTTGAGGAAGGTGAACTTGCAGGTCACAAAAACCTGATGACCTGCATCATCATCGGGAATCAGCACCCTGTGGTCGTCTCAGATGGCTGTGATCTGGTTACAGCGCAGATTATCTGTATCAAAGCCGATGTTTCGCACCGTGTGGCCGTGCCCAAAGGCGGCGCTGACATCATTTACCTGGATGGCGTCCGCCTTGGCACGGATCGCGCGCCGTTTATGCCGCTCACATCTGAATGGCGCGGGCTGGCGCGTGCCTTCGACCTCCAGGATTATGCCGCCCTCAATACCTTTCGTAGCAGGCTTGAGCAGGACCGTTTGCCCCCTGACCAAAGCGTCATGGAGATCGTGAATGAGCTTTATTTGGCACCGTTCACCCGTTTGTCGCAGACGGATCTGGCCTCAGCGCTTGGTCTGGAACGTACCCAAGCGCTGAGACACTTCAAAGCAACCACCGGACAAACCTTTCGACGGTTCAAGATTTGGGCCGCCCTTGTTGCGGCCACGCGCAGTGCACACGCGGGTGAGAGAATTGGCCATGCTGGAATAGAAGCAGGCTTTGCAGACGCTGCACATCTGGCGCGAACAGCAGGTATCGTGTTCGGGGTGACACCCAGTGTGGGGCTCTCTGGGTTGAAGACTATAGAGACCATGTGA
- a CDS encoding LysR family transcriptional regulator produces the protein MDAQWDDMKVFLAVAREASLSGAGRILKMDPATVGRRIARFEAALETPLFVKSPQGYALSASGDRLLVHAEAAEQAMRAGAEALTGPSDTLSGQIRIGAPDGSANYILPQVCAQICEEHPDLDIQIVALPRVINLSRREADMAVTVSAPTAGQLLVQKLTDYKLHMVGSHHYLRKHPPIKKLEDLKGHKMIGYIPDMIFDQELDYISNLGVERVALASNSVSVQIKLAAQGTALCVAHDFSLPAHRMLRKVLTDKISLTRSFYLVRHQGDQRSERLNRFARALTKGIREEVARLEALT, from the coding sequence ATGGATGCTCAATGGGATGATATGAAAGTGTTTTTGGCGGTTGCCCGCGAGGCCAGCCTGTCTGGTGCCGGGCGTATCTTGAAAATGGATCCTGCCACGGTGGGCCGTCGCATTGCACGTTTTGAAGCTGCATTGGAAACCCCTCTTTTTGTCAAATCTCCTCAGGGCTACGCGCTCAGCGCCTCGGGGGACCGTCTCTTGGTTCATGCCGAGGCCGCAGAACAGGCGATGCGCGCCGGGGCCGAGGCGCTTACAGGGCCAAGCGATACCCTGTCAGGGCAGATCCGCATCGGTGCGCCGGATGGCAGCGCCAATTACATCCTGCCGCAGGTCTGTGCCCAGATCTGTGAGGAGCACCCGGATCTGGATATCCAGATCGTCGCCTTGCCCCGGGTGATCAACCTGAGCCGTCGCGAGGCGGATATGGCGGTCACGGTGAGTGCGCCCACAGCGGGGCAGCTCCTGGTGCAAAAGCTGACGGATTATAAACTGCATATGGTGGGCTCACACCATTATTTGCGCAAACACCCGCCGATCAAAAAGCTCGAAGATCTCAAAGGTCACAAAATGATCGGCTATATTCCCGACATGATTTTTGATCAGGAGTTGGATTACATCAGCAATCTCGGCGTCGAACGGGTGGCGCTGGCCTCCAATTCGGTGTCAGTACAGATCAAGCTGGCGGCCCAGGGCACGGCGCTTTGTGTGGCGCATGATTTTTCCCTGCCGGCCCATCGTATGCTGCGCAAGGTTCTCACCGATAAGATCAGTCTCACCCGCAGTTTCTACCTGGTACGCCACCAAGGTGACCAGCGCAGCGAGCGGTTGAACCGCTTTGCGCGTGCCTTGACCAAAGGCATCCGCGAGGAGGTGGCCCGGCTGGAGGCCTTGACTTGA